A part of Jaculus jaculus isolate mJacJac1 chromosome 17, mJacJac1.mat.Y.cur, whole genome shotgun sequence genomic DNA contains:
- the Serpinb1 gene encoding leukocyte elastase inhibitor, translating into MDPLSRANFLFALDLFRALDKDNATGNIFVSPFSVSSAMSMVFLGTRGNTSAQLSKAFHFDTIEDLHSRFQSLSAEMNKPGASHILKLANRLYGEKTYNFQPEFLASTQKLYSADLAVVDFQNASEDARNAINQWVKGQTEGKIPELLAAGVVDHMTKLVLVNAIYFKGKWQEKFNKKDTADAPFRLNKKDTKTVKMMYQKNKFPFGYIKDLKCQVLEMPYQGGELSMIFLLPEDIEDESTGLKMLEEQLTLEKLREWTKPENLEPVDVHVRLPRFELEESYILNPALARLGVRDLFDSSKADLSGMSGARDLFISKVVHKAFLEVNEEGTEAAAATAGIATFCMLLPEQHFVADHPFLFFIRHNCTANILFLGRVSSP; encoded by the exons ATGGATCCACTGAGCAGAGCCAACTTCCTCTTCGCCTTGGACCTGTTCCGCGCCCTGGATAAGGACAACGCAACAGGAAACATCTTCGTCTCCCCCTTCAGCGTCTCGTCGGCCATGAGCATGGTCTTTCTGGGGACCAGAGGGAACACTTCCGCCCAGCTCTCCAAG GCTTTTCACTTCGATACCATTGAGGACCTTCATTCAAGATTCCAGAGCCTGAGTGCTGAAATGAACAAACCCGGAGCCTCCCACATTCTGAAACTTGCTAATAGATTGTATGGAGAGAAAACTTACAATTTCCAACCC GAATTCTTGGCCTCAACGCAGAAACTGTACAGCGCTGACTTGGCCGTCGTGGACTTTCAGAATGCCTCTGAGGACGCGAGGAACGCGATAAACCAGTGGGTCAAAGGCCAGACAGAAG GGAAAATTCCAGAACTCTTGGCTGCAGGTGTGGTTGATCACATGACCAAACTAGTTCTAGTGAATGCCATCTACTTCAAGGGAAAATGGCAAGAGAAATTCAATAAGAAGGACACTGCTGATGCACCATTCAGACTGAACAAG aaAGACACAAAAACAGTGAAGATGATGTATCAGAAAAATAAGTTTCCATTCGGATACATCAAGGACCTAAAGTGCCAGGTGCTGGAGATGCCTTACCAGGGCGGGGAGCTCAGCATGATCTTTCTGCTGCCTGAAGATATTGAAGACGAGTCTACAGGTCTTAAGATG CTCGAAGAGCAGTTAACTTTGGAAAAACTGCGTGAGTGGACCAAACCCGAGAACTTGGAACCCGTTGATGTCCATGTCAGACTGCCCAGGTTCGAACTGGAAGAGAGCTACATCCTGAACCCCGCCCTCGCCCGCCTGGGGGTGCGGGATCTCTTTGACAGTAGCAAGGCCGACCTGTCTGGCATGTCAGGAGCCAGAGATCTTTTCATATCAAAAGTTGTCCACAAGGCCTTTCTGGAAGTGAACGAGGAGGGGACAGAGGCGGCTGCTGCCACTGCAGGCATCGCCACCTTCTGCATGTTGCTGCCTGAGCAACACTTCGTTGCGGACCACCCATTCCTTTTCTTCATCAGGCACAACTGCACAGCTAACATACTTTTCCTTGGAAGAGTTTCTTCCCCATAG